A window from Hymenobacter volaticus encodes these proteins:
- a CDS encoding nitrilase-related carbon-nitrogen hydrolase, giving the protein MRIAGAALNQIPFDWTHNLRVIREAIEQAKAAGVELLCLPELCLTGYGCEDLFLSDWLPEQALAHLQQVRPWTEGICVVVGLPVRLQHRTYNTAAVLRDGQILGFAAKQFLANDGVHYEPRFFYPWPAGETTTVTWEGEEWTLGDMIFEHQGVKFGFEICEDAWRPDDVRPACRLRGRVDLIVNPSASHFAMSKTDLRYQLVLRASRNFNCTYLYANLLGNEAGRITYDGEILVARNGHLLLRNQLMSFKEVDMECVDVDFTVPLEPVSLEAIDPLPAPDEYRELNQALSLALFDYMRKARSRGFVLSLSGGADSCLCAVSVAEMVRLGTTELGTAEFMRRSGCFTGEEIEAIAGPVAPAPDQSMPGPKDASLTDPDQQQRAINKQLTHRLLTCAYQGTVNSSDDTFNSAKELADSIGAVFYNWEIDQEVTGYVGKIQHALNRELSWKTDDLALQNIQARVRAPLFGCSPTCKTAYSSLPLTVRKLPWATAPWTATRPVVSHPSAASTRIL; this is encoded by the coding sequence ATGCGAATCGCCGGCGCTGCCCTCAACCAGATACCGTTTGACTGGACCCATAATCTGCGGGTAATCCGCGAGGCCATTGAGCAAGCCAAAGCGGCCGGAGTGGAACTGCTCTGCTTACCGGAGCTGTGTTTGACAGGCTACGGTTGCGAAGACCTATTCTTGAGTGACTGGCTTCCAGAGCAAGCACTAGCCCATTTGCAGCAAGTGCGGCCCTGGACCGAAGGCATCTGCGTGGTGGTAGGGTTGCCGGTACGTTTGCAACATCGCACTTACAACACGGCTGCCGTGCTGCGCGACGGTCAGATTCTGGGCTTTGCGGCCAAGCAATTTCTTGCCAATGATGGTGTGCACTACGAGCCACGCTTTTTCTACCCGTGGCCAGCCGGCGAAACCACTACCGTAACCTGGGAAGGTGAGGAGTGGACCTTAGGCGACATGATTTTCGAGCACCAGGGCGTAAAGTTCGGGTTTGAAATCTGTGAAGACGCCTGGCGGCCCGATGATGTGCGGCCAGCCTGTCGGTTACGAGGCCGGGTGGATTTGATTGTGAATCCTTCGGCTTCGCACTTTGCCATGAGCAAGACCGACCTGCGCTACCAGTTAGTGCTACGGGCGTCGCGCAACTTCAATTGCACCTACCTCTACGCCAACTTGCTCGGCAACGAGGCTGGCCGCATCACCTACGACGGCGAAATACTGGTGGCCCGCAACGGCCACCTGCTGCTGCGCAATCAGCTCATGAGCTTCAAGGAAGTGGACATGGAATGCGTGGACGTCGATTTCACGGTGCCACTAGAACCAGTTTCGTTGGAAGCCATTGATCCACTGCCTGCTCCCGACGAATACCGAGAACTGAACCAGGCACTGAGTTTGGCTTTGTTTGACTACATGCGCAAGGCACGCAGCCGGGGGTTTGTGCTAAGCCTGAGCGGCGGGGCTGATTCGTGCTTGTGCGCCGTGTCAGTGGCCGAAATGGTGCGGTTGGGTACCACCGAACTTGGTACGGCCGAATTTATGCGGCGCAGTGGCTGCTTTACCGGCGAAGAAATTGAAGCAATAGCTGGTCCGGTGGCCCCTGCTCCCGACCAGAGTATGCCCGGCCCGAAAGATGCTTCCTTAACGGACCCCGACCAGCAACAAAGAGCAATCAACAAACAACTCACTCACCGCTTGCTTACGTGTGCTTACCAGGGCACCGTCAACTCTTCCGACGATACGTTCAACTCAGCTAAAGAACTAGCGGATTCGATAGGAGCAGTGTTTTACAACTGGGAAATCGACCAGGAAGTGACGGGGTACGTGGGCAAAATTCAGCACGCGTTGAACCGGGAGCTAAGCTGGAAAACCGATGATCTGGCCTTGCAAAACATCCAGGCTCGGGTGCGCGCCCCGCTATTTGGTTGCTCGCCAACGTGCAAAACTGCTTACTCATCACTACCTCTAACCGTTCGGAAGCTTCCGTGGGCTACTGCACCATGGACGGCGACACGGCCGGTAGTATCTCACCCATCGGCGGCGTCGACAAGGATTTTGTGA
- the lgt gene encoding prolipoprotein diacylglyceryl transferase: MLSFLAYITWNTDPILAKLGPLTLRWYGLLFMSGFVFGTFILSHIYKSERTSPRWVDVITIYMLAGTILGARLGHVLFYDPDYYLTSEHFLEIFKIWEGGLASHGATLGILLACWLFARNNKFDYLWVLDRIVIVVALGGAMIRMGNLMNSEIVGEPTDKPWAFVFVRDAQHFQPATQPLPPGAVLVSPKPVVEADGSKTYQVLPAGTPVVPGSTMMAVPRHPTQIYEAAFCIFLLILLYSMWNRTKDRTPRGLLFGLFVVLLFTQRFLGEFLKENQEGFEDKLPLNMGQILSLPLILVGLWVLLRAGKDPKNPYGYAPRDLDEEEANNKKAIKV; this comes from the coding sequence ATGCTTTCCTTTCTCGCCTACATCACCTGGAACACGGACCCTATTCTGGCTAAACTAGGGCCGTTGACGCTGCGTTGGTACGGGTTGTTGTTTATGTCGGGCTTCGTGTTCGGCACGTTCATCCTCTCGCACATCTACAAGTCGGAGCGGACGTCGCCACGCTGGGTAGACGTCATTACCATCTATATGCTGGCTGGTACGATTCTCGGTGCCCGGCTAGGACACGTGCTCTTCTACGACCCTGACTATTATCTGACCTCAGAGCACTTCCTCGAGATATTTAAAATTTGGGAAGGTGGACTAGCTAGCCACGGAGCCACACTAGGTATTTTACTGGCTTGCTGGCTGTTTGCGCGCAATAATAAGTTCGATTACCTCTGGGTGCTCGACCGCATTGTGATTGTAGTGGCATTGGGCGGGGCCATGATTCGTATGGGCAACCTGATGAACTCCGAGATAGTAGGCGAGCCAACCGACAAACCCTGGGCTTTTGTGTTTGTGCGCGATGCCCAGCATTTCCAGCCGGCCACGCAGCCACTGCCACCCGGCGCGGTGCTTGTATCTCCCAAACCTGTGGTAGAAGCCGATGGTAGCAAAACCTATCAGGTGCTGCCTGCTGGTACGCCTGTGGTGCCTGGATCCACTATGATGGCTGTGCCACGCCACCCCACGCAGATCTATGAAGCGGCCTTCTGCATCTTCCTGCTAATATTGCTCTACAGCATGTGGAACCGAACCAAGGACCGAACGCCACGTGGGTTGCTATTCGGACTCTTTGTGGTATTGCTGTTCACGCAGAGGTTCCTAGGTGAATTCCTGAAAGAAAATCAGGAAGGTTTCGAGGACAAACTACCCCTGAACATGGGGCAGATTTTGAGTTTGCCGCTGATTTTGGTTGGCTTGTGGGTGCTGTTGCGCGCAGGCAAGGACCCCAAGAATCCATACGGCTATGCTCCCCGAGACTTGGACGAGGAAGAGGCTAACAACAAAAAGGCCATCAAAGTCTAA
- the yidD gene encoding membrane protein insertion efficiency factor YidD — MSYLVRQLLLGLLWVYRYLISPLTPASCRYTPTCSAYAVQAIQKYGPWRGGRLALRRISRCHPWGGHGYDPVP, encoded by the coding sequence ATGTCGTATCTAGTTCGTCAGTTGCTGCTAGGGCTGTTGTGGGTGTATCGGTATTTGATTTCGCCGCTTACTCCCGCCAGTTGCCGCTACACACCCACTTGCTCTGCATATGCAGTACAGGCCATCCAGAAATATGGTCCGTGGCGAGGCGGCCGGCTAGCTTTGCGCCGTATAAGCCGCTGCCACCCATGGGGCGGCCACGGCTACGACCCGGTTCCGTAG
- a CDS encoding S46 family peptidase, whose product MRKNNWAKVLLLTLLLPLTARADEGMWLPLFVKRLNQADMQKKGLKLTAEEIYSVNSSSLKDAVVQLGGFCTGEFVSSQGLMLTNHHCGYDALQTHSTPQNNILQNGFFAATRAEEKTNPGLFVDILVRMEDITSKVLEGVTPTTPEQERVAIVQQHQKEMADAAKESGRYVAYVRDMFGGNEYYLFVYQRFGDVRLVGAPPEAVGKFGGDTDNWMWPRHTGDFSMFRVYADKDNKPTATPQADNVPYVPKKHLPVSLQGVSEGDFAMVFGFPGRTQRFLPAAGLQMTLDQSNPARIKLRDTRLKLWKEDMEQDPALRLKYASKYASIANYWKYYIGQNEGMKRLKTVDAKKAEEASLDQWIRADQGRVQQYGEALTTINQAYTGLREYNLSANYVNEAAFGTEIVTLASRMMPLYMTLKTTPTDKAAIQKAVEGLKEPVTEYFKDYSSSTDKKVFTALMALYGKDVPQAQLPDVFQTVQKEYGGSWAKYADYVFTNSFLTSEAKVNAFLANPTLAKLEADPGFKTFNSVYLNYTQNILPKMQTLQAGLTRANRLYVAALRAKNTQKVYSPDANSTLRLSYGTVRPYKGRDAVRYDYKTTAQGILEKEDPTNEEFVVPKKELELLKQKDYGRFADKDGNLPVAFITDNDITGGNSGSPVINGRGELIGLAFDGNWEAMTGDLAYDPELKRCINADIRYVLWCIEKLGGARHIVDEMTIVNNGPNPGIGPAATASADALSDVEKMKVKTEDGQKTKVKKKKGKETTAAGM is encoded by the coding sequence ATGCGAAAAAACAACTGGGCGAAAGTCCTGCTCCTAACGCTGTTGCTGCCCCTGACGGCTCGCGCCGACGAAGGCATGTGGCTGCCGCTCTTCGTGAAGCGGCTCAACCAAGCCGACATGCAGAAAAAAGGTCTCAAGCTGACGGCCGAAGAAATATACAGCGTCAACAGTTCCAGTCTGAAAGATGCTGTCGTGCAGCTTGGTGGTTTTTGCACCGGCGAATTTGTGAGCAGCCAAGGCTTGATGCTGACCAACCATCACTGCGGCTACGACGCGCTGCAAACCCACAGCACCCCGCAAAACAACATTTTGCAAAACGGCTTTTTCGCGGCCACCCGCGCCGAAGAAAAAACCAACCCCGGCTTGTTTGTGGATATACTGGTGCGGATGGAAGACATAACCAGCAAGGTGCTGGAAGGCGTTACGCCTACCACCCCCGAGCAAGAGCGCGTTGCCATCGTGCAGCAGCACCAGAAAGAAATGGCGGACGCTGCCAAAGAAAGCGGCCGGTATGTAGCCTACGTGCGCGACATGTTCGGGGGCAACGAGTATTACTTGTTTGTGTACCAGCGCTTCGGCGACGTGCGCCTGGTAGGTGCGCCCCCGGAAGCTGTGGGCAAATTCGGTGGCGACACCGACAACTGGATGTGGCCCCGCCATACCGGCGACTTCTCGATGTTCCGGGTGTATGCCGACAAAGACAACAAACCCACTGCGACTCCGCAGGCCGACAACGTACCCTACGTGCCCAAGAAGCACTTGCCCGTGAGCTTGCAAGGGGTGAGCGAAGGCGACTTCGCCATGGTATTTGGCTTTCCTGGCCGCACCCAACGCTTTCTGCCCGCCGCTGGTCTTCAGATGACGCTTGATCAAAGCAACCCCGCGCGCATCAAGCTGCGCGATACGCGCCTAAAGCTTTGGAAAGAAGATATGGAACAGGATCCAGCACTGCGCTTGAAATACGCTTCCAAGTACGCCAGCATTGCCAATTACTGGAAGTACTACATTGGCCAGAATGAAGGCATGAAGCGCCTAAAAACGGTGGATGCCAAGAAAGCGGAAGAAGCTTCCCTTGACCAATGGATACGGGCCGACCAAGGGCGCGTCCAACAGTATGGCGAAGCGCTTACCACCATCAACCAAGCCTATACTGGCCTGCGCGAGTACAACCTAAGCGCCAACTATGTGAACGAAGCGGCCTTCGGAACGGAAATCGTGACGCTGGCCTCCCGTATGATGCCGCTTTACATGACGCTCAAGACCACGCCAACCGACAAGGCCGCTATTCAAAAGGCAGTTGAGGGCCTGAAGGAGCCAGTAACTGAGTACTTCAAAGATTACAGTTCCTCAACGGACAAGAAAGTATTCACGGCTCTCATGGCTCTCTATGGTAAGGATGTACCTCAGGCACAATTGCCTGATGTATTCCAAACTGTGCAGAAAGAGTATGGCGGATCGTGGGCGAAATATGCCGACTACGTATTCACCAACTCCTTCCTCACATCGGAAGCCAAGGTGAATGCCTTTTTAGCGAATCCTACCCTGGCAAAGCTCGAAGCCGACCCTGGTTTTAAAACCTTCAATTCGGTTTACCTGAACTATACGCAGAACATCCTGCCGAAAATGCAGACGCTGCAAGCGGGTCTTACCCGTGCCAATCGTCTTTATGTAGCGGCGTTGCGCGCGAAAAACACCCAGAAAGTGTATTCGCCTGATGCTAACTCCACTCTCCGACTCAGCTACGGTACCGTGCGCCCCTACAAAGGCCGCGATGCCGTGCGCTACGACTACAAAACCACGGCCCAAGGTATTCTGGAAAAAGAAGACCCTACCAACGAAGAGTTTGTCGTACCTAAGAAAGAGTTGGAATTGCTTAAGCAGAAAGACTACGGACGCTTCGCCGACAAAGACGGTAATCTGCCCGTAGCCTTCATCACCGACAACGACATCACGGGCGGCAACTCCGGCTCGCCCGTTATTAATGGCCGCGGCGAATTGATTGGCCTCGCCTTCGACGGCAACTGGGAAGCTATGACGGGTGATCTAGCTTACGATCCTGAGTTAAAGCGTTGCATCAATGCCGATATTCGCTACGTGCTTTGGTGCATCGAGAAGCTAGGCGGCGCTCGGCACATTGTCGATGAAATGACGATAGTCAACAATGGCCCAAACCCTGGCATAGGCCCGGCTGCTACCGCCTCGGCCGATGCCCTGAGCGACGTAGAGAAAATGAAAGTCAAGACCGAAGACGGTCAGAAAACCAAAGTCAAAAAGAAGAAAGGCAAGGAAACCACAGCCGCTGGCATGTAA
- a CDS encoding T9SS type A sorting domain-containing protein yields MTNRQVGSSLSSTTPVFTLRFTGAPLNTNSYQAVVAAQNGGTGFVTADFNADNYADFAGFAPGGLLLTLSDGQGGYEPVVSLPAGAGPSYIKAADVDANGAVDLLVGASGQLLLLRNLGSGNGFTTATDLYLNGEGLPQYGEITVDVGDMNADGLPELITLITDAAGNGGKQLVELRNNGNGFNAPTVLLRGQLSGLVIADFNQDNQLDVVVTNTDYPHSLLLLKRNATNTGYATPESSSVGSNSNVLLGLPQVADVNADGRPDVLIEGRIDGVTGIVVALRTTAGFSFQTPIYRGNSLNASLRPIADVDGDGLLDILMSTSNGLLVFRGQSGGSFSQPITFTSIGGGTGLVTGDFNNDGRSDIAGLSRSNGSLTILHYTGAVSNINNAPTLNALVDLTLNEDAPQQNIALSGISNGGDAGQAVTLTAVSSDPSLVPNPTISYFSPTSTGTLRLRPAPNAFGTCTITVTASDGQAQNGTFSRTFQVTVDAVNDQPTLDELPDVVVTQQGTSIVIVPLSGITSGAANENQLLTLTAVVSLASGGISGNPPFVYNSPATTGEYRAYVLALTPGHYATVTLTINDGHSSNNTFSRTFRIYYQPNGSQSNAPTLDPIADITANRALTTQIPVSLAGIDDGDPNQTFPLTVTATSSDPALVALGPVEYTSPNVTGSIPYTVSTTRGGTATISVIVSNSQSQNGSVTRSFRITVPPQVLSTASSLATAAKAIELYPNPAPNGRFWLKSEAAGPADVTIIDLTGRVVWQRQLTSLLQPQQLQLPSATAGIYIMRVRTAMGTTTQRMTVR; encoded by the coding sequence TTGACGAACCGCCAAGTCGGATCTTCCTTAAGCTCAACAACTCCGGTTTTCACCCTGCGCTTCACTGGCGCTCCACTGAATACGAATTCCTACCAAGCTGTAGTAGCGGCCCAAAATGGAGGAACGGGGTTTGTCACTGCTGATTTCAACGCAGACAATTACGCTGACTTTGCAGGATTTGCTCCAGGTGGCCTGCTACTAACTTTAAGTGATGGGCAGGGAGGCTATGAACCAGTTGTTTCACTGCCTGCTGGTGCAGGGCCATCCTATATAAAAGCAGCTGATGTAGATGCTAATGGAGCAGTTGATTTACTAGTTGGTGCTTCAGGCCAGTTGTTGCTACTGCGTAACTTAGGTAGTGGAAATGGATTTACAACAGCAACAGATCTATACCTGAACGGAGAGGGTCTGCCTCAGTACGGCGAAATTACAGTAGATGTGGGGGATATGAATGCCGATGGCTTACCAGAACTTATTACCCTCATAACTGATGCGGCGGGTAACGGAGGGAAGCAACTAGTAGAACTTCGGAACAATGGCAACGGATTCAATGCTCCTACAGTACTGCTGAGAGGGCAGTTGAGTGGATTAGTAATAGCTGATTTCAACCAAGATAATCAGCTAGATGTGGTGGTAACAAATACTGATTACCCTCATAGTTTACTATTGCTAAAGCGTAATGCCACTAACACCGGTTATGCTACGCCAGAATCAAGTAGTGTAGGCAGTAACAGCAATGTTTTACTTGGTCTTCCACAGGTAGCTGATGTAAATGCTGATGGCCGACCTGATGTATTGATAGAAGGCCGGATAGATGGAGTGACTGGTATAGTAGTAGCACTTCGTACTACCGCTGGCTTCTCCTTTCAAACTCCAATTTATAGAGGCAATTCACTCAATGCTTCTTTGCGACCCATAGCTGATGTTGATGGTGATGGCTTGCTGGATATTTTGATGTCTACTAGTAATGGGTTATTAGTGTTTCGTGGACAATCTGGGGGGAGTTTCAGCCAACCAATCACTTTTACCTCAATTGGCGGTGGTACTGGTTTAGTCACCGGTGACTTCAATAACGATGGGCGCTCAGATATAGCGGGACTCAGCAGGTCGAATGGCAGCTTGACCATTCTTCATTATACAGGAGCTGTCTCTAATATAAATAATGCACCTACCCTAAATGCCTTAGTTGACCTGACGTTAAACGAGGACGCCCCGCAGCAAAACATTGCGCTCAGTGGCATCAGTAACGGCGGCGACGCCGGACAAGCCGTAACTCTCACTGCCGTTAGCTCTGATCCTAGCTTAGTGCCCAACCCAACCATCAGCTATTTCAGCCCTACTAGTACAGGCACATTGCGCCTAAGGCCTGCCCCTAACGCATTTGGTACCTGTACTATTACGGTTACTGCGTCTGATGGGCAGGCTCAAAACGGTACTTTTAGCCGTACGTTTCAAGTGACAGTCGATGCTGTGAATGACCAGCCGACATTAGATGAGCTACCCGACGTAGTAGTGACACAACAGGGTACTAGCATTGTTATTGTGCCATTGTCGGGCATAACGTCAGGGGCAGCCAACGAAAATCAACTATTAACTTTAACAGCAGTTGTGTCATTAGCTAGTGGCGGTATCAGTGGTAACCCTCCTTTCGTATATAATAGTCCTGCTACTACGGGAGAATATAGAGCATATGTATTAGCACTTACACCAGGACATTATGCCACAGTTACGCTCACTATCAATGATGGTCACTCCAGCAACAACACGTTCAGTCGCACGTTCCGCATTTACTACCAACCAAACGGAAGTCAGTCAAACGCTCCTACGCTCGACCCGATAGCCGACATTACAGCAAACCGAGCACTTACAACTCAAATTCCGGTTTCCCTAGCCGGAATCGATGACGGTGACCCTAACCAGACATTCCCTTTGACCGTGACGGCCACTAGCTCTGATCCCGCATTAGTAGCTCTAGGACCAGTTGAGTACACTAGTCCAAATGTTACAGGCAGTATACCTTATACTGTTAGCACCACACGCGGCGGTACCGCCACTATTAGTGTAATCGTAAGCAACAGCCAAAGTCAGAACGGCAGCGTTACACGCAGCTTTCGTATTACCGTGCCTCCACAGGTATTAAGCACGGCTAGCTCGCTGGCAACAGCAGCAAAAGCAATAGAGCTATACCCCAACCCTGCACCAAATGGACGATTCTGGCTAAAAAGCGAAGCCGCTGGCCCTGCCGACGTAACAATAATTGATTTGACGGGCCGTGTGGTATGGCAGCGCCAACTAACCTCGTTGCTACAGCCTCAACAATTACAACTGCCATCAGCTACTGCGGGCATTTACATAATGCGCGTACGCACTGCAATGGGTACTACCACTCAGCGAATGACGGTACGGTAG
- a CDS encoding helix-hairpin-helix domain-containing protein — translation MRYTLLDRWVSGAKRQIGVLSVLLLAALAVQAQEYVRPPADLDRLTQELFAEIQSDQVPYEDLYETLLQYYQTPLNLNTATREELRGLLLLSESQITSLLDYRQQRGALLTLYELQIVPGFDVRTIYRVAPFVTAQTAGAGNALRGPFWQRVLKEDNNALFVRYERVLQDRKGYALAPLDSLGHGPTRYLGSPDKLLVRYRVSHTKDFSFGFTAEKDAGEQLVWNPSARRYGADFLSGHLVLQERGRLKTLAVGDYQLQFGQGLLLSSGLQVGKGAETITTLRRSSVGVRPYSSVLESTFFRGAAATYSLTPTVRATAFVSRKRVDANLQFAADSLAEFDEYSSGFLLTGFHRTPNELANRQALRETVAGGNLSYSSRSSNFAAGLTAVDTHFDKAIQRRPELYNQYEFRGRHNLALSAHYSYVRGNVLLFGETARSSSGGLGTVNGVLASVAPTVDVSALMRHYGRNFHTLYGNALSENTRNINESGLYLGVKLRPVARWEVSAYYDQFWFPWLKYQVGAPSRGHDWLVRLTYAPTKTSLLYAQVRTRQKEYDADGNRPLPLPVPTVRRSLLLYYDANPTTTLGLRTRVQGTRYRENEGAWRSGYVLAQDVSVGVSRRLRLTARYALFDADNYDTRQYVFEQDVLYAFSVPALSGQGTRIYGLAEISCTRSLTLWLRLAETSYRHQRTVGSGLEEIGGSRRTEFKAQARYRF, via the coding sequence ATGCGATACACGCTGCTTGATAGATGGGTTTCGGGAGCAAAGCGCCAGATAGGCGTACTAAGCGTATTGCTGTTAGCGGCCTTAGCCGTTCAGGCACAGGAATATGTGCGCCCTCCCGCCGACCTAGATCGGCTGACGCAGGAGTTATTTGCCGAAATACAAAGCGACCAAGTGCCGTATGAGGACCTCTACGAAACACTGCTGCAATATTATCAGACACCCCTCAACCTAAATACGGCCACTCGGGAGGAACTGCGGGGACTGTTGCTTCTCTCGGAAAGCCAGATTACCAGCCTGCTCGATTACCGCCAGCAGCGCGGCGCGCTTCTTACGCTGTATGAACTACAGATAGTGCCGGGCTTCGATGTGCGAACCATCTACCGCGTAGCGCCTTTCGTGACGGCCCAAACTGCGGGAGCCGGGAATGCGTTGCGCGGGCCTTTCTGGCAACGCGTGCTCAAAGAAGACAACAATGCCTTGTTTGTGCGCTATGAACGGGTGCTACAAGACCGGAAGGGTTACGCACTAGCGCCACTCGATAGCCTCGGCCACGGACCTACGCGCTATTTAGGGTCGCCCGATAAGCTGCTGGTGCGCTACCGCGTCAGTCATACCAAAGATTTCAGCTTCGGTTTCACAGCCGAGAAGGATGCTGGCGAGCAACTCGTATGGAACCCCAGTGCCCGCCGCTACGGTGCCGATTTCCTGTCGGGACACTTGGTGCTGCAAGAGCGAGGACGATTGAAGACACTGGCCGTAGGGGATTATCAACTGCAATTCGGGCAGGGGCTGCTGCTGTCGTCGGGCTTGCAGGTAGGGAAGGGGGCCGAAACTATTACCACGCTGCGGCGCAGTTCGGTGGGAGTACGGCCCTATTCGTCGGTGTTGGAGAGTACATTTTTCCGGGGAGCAGCGGCCACGTACAGCTTGACGCCAACGGTTCGGGCTACGGCTTTTGTATCGCGCAAGCGGGTTGATGCCAATCTGCAGTTCGCCGCCGATTCGTTGGCCGAGTTCGATGAATATTCTTCGGGCTTTTTGTTGACGGGTTTCCATCGCACGCCAAACGAGCTAGCCAATCGGCAGGCCCTGCGCGAAACGGTCGCGGGGGGCAACCTGAGTTACAGCAGCCGTAGCAGTAACTTCGCCGCGGGCCTCACCGCCGTCGACACCCATTTCGATAAGGCCATTCAGCGTCGCCCCGAACTCTACAATCAGTACGAATTTCGGGGCCGGCATAACTTAGCCTTAAGTGCTCATTATAGTTACGTGCGTGGCAACGTACTGCTCTTCGGCGAAACGGCCCGCAGTAGTTCTGGCGGTTTGGGAACGGTGAACGGCGTTCTAGCCAGTGTTGCACCTACCGTTGATGTGTCGGCCCTGATGCGGCATTACGGCCGCAATTTTCACACGCTGTATGGCAATGCGCTCAGCGAAAACACCCGCAACATCAACGAGTCAGGCTTGTACCTAGGGGTGAAATTGCGGCCGGTAGCACGGTGGGAGGTTTCTGCTTATTATGATCAGTTCTGGTTTCCGTGGTTGAAATACCAAGTGGGTGCCCCTTCGCGCGGGCACGATTGGCTGGTGCGCTTAACGTATGCGCCTACCAAAACCAGCTTGCTTTACGCCCAAGTACGCACCCGTCAGAAAGAGTACGATGCCGACGGCAACCGACCATTGCCGTTGCCAGTGCCTACCGTACGGCGCAGTTTGTTGCTTTACTACGATGCCAACCCTACCACCACGCTTGGATTGCGTACCCGGGTACAAGGGACCCGCTACCGTGAAAACGAAGGCGCCTGGCGCAGTGGCTACGTGTTGGCGCAGGATGTGAGCGTAGGTGTGAGCCGCCGCTTACGCCTGACTGCCCGCTATGCCCTCTTCGATGCCGACAACTACGATACCCGCCAGTACGTTTTCGAGCAGGACGTGCTGTATGCTTTCTCCGTACCCGCGCTGTCTGGGCAGGGCACTCGCATCTATGGCTTAGCCGAAATTAGCTGTACCCGCAGTCTTACGCTTTGGCTGCGCCTCGCTGAAACCTCTTACCGGCATCAGCGCACAGTGGGTTCTGGCTTAGAGGAAATAGGAGGCTCCCGCCGTACTGAGTTTAAGGCGCAGGCTCGTTATCGTTTCTAG